In Miscanthus floridulus cultivar M001 chromosome 5, ASM1932011v1, whole genome shotgun sequence, one genomic interval encodes:
- the LOC136451341 gene encoding GDSL esterase/lipase At5g45910-like: MGDLLQRAAVALLLLQLQSLLLLSSSPKPVAAARPSLGAVGRRYDSIFSFGDSYTDTGNNPVAFAWYDVADPVMRPPYGSTFFGRPTGRNCDGRLVVDFIAELLDLPLVLPFLAHGHGDGSLRRGANFAVGSATAVDASFFHHDGEALFPINVSLSVQLQWFESLKPSLCATPKECQELFGSSLFLVGELGFNDYSFSLARSKSVQLARSLVQDVVGTISMAIERLIEHGATRLVVSGMVPAGCVPPFLVLFDGADPASYDPRTGCLKEMNELSIHHNTLLQESLGKIRARHPDVEVAYADFFSPVMAMVESPGKYGFLEDVLAGCCGGPGRYHLNADIVCGDPGADTCEDPSARLFWDGTHLTEAANRYIADEWLSSIISPARASSY; this comes from the exons ATGGGCGACTTGTTGCAGCGCGCTGCCGTCGCGCTCCTCCTGCTCCAGCTCCAGTCACTCCTTCTCTTGTCTTCGTCGCCAAAGCCTGTTGCCGCCGCGCGCCCCTCCCTCGGCGCCGTCGGGCGGCGCTACGACTCCATCTTCAGCTTCGGCGACTCCTACACCGACACGGGCAACAACCCCGTGGCCTTCGCATGGTACGACGTCGCCGACCCCGTGATGCGCCCGCCCTACGGCTCCACCTTCTTCGGCCGCCCCACTGGACGCAACTGCGACGGACGCCTCGTCGTCGACTTCATCG CTGAACTCCTGGACCTGCCGCTGGTGCTTCCTTTCCTCGCGCACGGGCACGGCGACGGCAGCCTCCGCCGCGGCGCCAACTTCGCGGTggggagcgccaccgccgtcgaCGCGAGCTTCTTCCACCACGACGGGGAGGCCCTGTTCCCTATTAACGTGAGCCTCAGCGTGCAGCTGCAATGGTTCGAGTCTCTCAAGCCCTCGCTCTGCGCCACGCCCAAAG AGTGCCAGGAGTTGTTCGGCAGCTCGCTCTTCTTGGTGGGCGAGCTCGGCTTCAACGACTACTCCTTTTCGTTGGCCAGATCGAAGAGCGTTCAGCTGGCCAGATCACTGGTTCAGGACGTCGTCGGGACCATCTCCATGGCCATCGAG AGGTTAATCGAGCACGGGGCGACACGTTTGGTGGTTTCCGGGATGGTTCCGGCGGGATGCGTGCCGCCGTTCCTCGTCCTGTTCGACGGCGCCGACCCGGCAAGCTACGACCCCCGGACAGGGTGCCTCAAGGAGATGAACGAGCTGTCCATCCACCACAACACTCTGTTGCAGGAGTCCCTAGGGAAGATCAGAGCCAGGCACCCGGACGTCGAGGTCGCCTACGCCGATTTCTTCAGCCCCGTCATGGCGATGGTGGAGTCGCCGGGAAAGTATG GATTCCTAGAGGATGTTCTTGCCGGCTGCTGTGGAGGGCCGGGGAGGTACCACTTAAACGCGGACATCGTTTGCGGCGATCCGGGCGCGGACACGTGCGAGGATCCATCTGCTCGTCTGTTCTGGGATGGCACCCACCTGACGGAGGCGGCGAACCGGTACATCGCCGACGAGTGGCTCAGCAGTATAATCTCGCCGGCGAGGGCTAGCAGCTACTAG
- the LOC136451342 gene encoding uncharacterized protein, producing MPPSSSPVVRLRLDPLTCDLMPQPSTAPSPVVDAPPSSGVDARSSPPEVILDSGAAMHATGCAELLSGPTTRPAPEGSGSFRTRGGEVLDAVAVGSVATPRFLVHQVYQVPGLGRGERAVVIVSVRQLTRLGFAVTFGCEACDVRDRGTGALVGEGRLREEDGLYYLDYLRVPHPQS from the exons ATGCCGCCGTCGTCTTCGCCGGTGGTGCGTCTTCGACTCGACCCCCTCACCTGTGACCTCATGCCGCAGCCCTCCACAGCGCCGTCGCCGGTCGTCGATGCCCCTCCCTCCAG CGGGGTCGACGCGAGGTCGTCGCCGCCCGAGGTCATCCTCGACTCCGGCGCCGCCATGCACGCCACGGGCTGCGCGGAGCTGCTCTCCGGGCCGACGACGAGGCCCGCGCCGGAAGGAAGCGGGTCGTTCCGCACGCGCGGCGGCGAGGTCCTGGACGCCGTCGCCGTCGGGTCCGTGGCCACGCCGCGGTTCCTCGTGCATCAGGTCTACCAGGTCCCCGGGCTGGGGCGCGGGGAGCGCGCCGTCGTCATCGTGTCCGTGCGCCAGCTCACGCGGCTGGGCTTCGCCGTCACCTTCGGCTGCGAGGCCTGTGACGTCAGGGACCGGGGCACCGGCGCCCTCGTCGGGGAGGGCCGCCTGCGGGAGGAGGACGGCCTCTACTACCTTGATTACCTCAGGGTCCCTCACCCTCAAAGCTAG
- the LOC136451344 gene encoding uncharacterized protein, whose product MTSKDGLEDEGDQSRSLPGMHMFQRFEPDDTLPENYIRPEAQRPRLAEVVTGARIPVVDLGSPDRAAVVAAIGDACRSHGFFQVLNHGIHADLIASVMAVGGDFFRLPPEEKAKLYSDDPARKIRLSTSFNLRKETLLNWRDYLWLPRHPLHKFLPDWPSNPPDFNVDGGRPLNSSGSIEERGDSKIFVLSEQPPLAPLVLVLWLDSGATHHAVGDARILCNLRDPPAGTAVRAADGVRLLVHKIGDIHTQYIKIQGVYLVPGLQENLISVRQLAKHKIVTTFYENYAELCLEGKRVGGAIADSVTCLYRLRYLTMPTGDPEAGTRYSTASLIRKS is encoded by the exons ATGACAAGCAAGGATGGATTGGAAGATGAGGGGGACCAGTCGCGGTCGCTGCCGGGGATGCACATGTTCCAGAGGTTTGAACCAGACGACACCCTGCCGGAGAACTACATCCGGCCAGAGGCGCAGCGCCCTCGCCtcgccgaggtcgtcaccggcgcgCGCATCCCTGTCGTCGACCTAGGGAGCCCCGACCGCGCCGCGGTTGTCGCCGCCATCGGCGACGCCTGCCGCTCGCACGGCTTCTTCCAGGTCCTCAACCATGGGATACATGCCGACTTGATTGCGTCGGTGATGGCCGTGGGGGGCGACTTCTTCCGGTTGCCGCCGGAGGAGAAGGCCAAGCTGTACTCCGACGACCCGGCCAGGAAGATACGGCTGTCCACGAGCTTCAACTTGCGCAAGGAGACGTTGCTCAACTGGCGCGACTACCTCTGGCTGCCCCGCCATCCCCTCCACAAGTTCCTGCCCGATTGGCCGTCCAACCCGCCCGATTTCAA TGTGGACGGAGGAAGGCCTCTAAACTCCAGTGGTTCCATTGAAGAACGGGGTGACTCCAAAATTTTTGTGCTGTCCGAACAACCACCACTGGCTCCCCTGGTGCTGGTTCTCTGGTTGGATTCAGGCGCCACCCACCATGCTGTGGGCGACGCTAGAATTCTTTGTAACCTTCGGGATCCACCTGCCGGAACAGCCGTCAGAGCAGCAGATGGCGTCCGGCTGCTCGTCCATAAGATTGGCGACATACATACACAGTACATCAAAATCCAAGGTGTGTACCTCGTTCCTGGACTCCAGGAGAATCTCATAAGCGTTCGTCAGCTCGCAAAGCACAAAATAGTCACCACTTTCTATGAGAACTATGCGGAGCTGTGTCTCGAGGGGAAGCGGGTCGGTGGCGCAATTGCCGACAGTGTCACATGCCTCTACCGGCTACGCTACTTGACGATGCCGACGGGAGATCCTGAGGCTGGCACGAGGTACAGTACAGCATCCCTGATAAGGAAGTCCTAA